ATTCAGGCCGCTCATGTCGATTTTGACACCCATGTAGTCGTGCTCTCCACGGGGAGAGATCTGGTCCAGCAGGTGGAAGTAAGCCCGAGAGTCCTGCGGAACAAGAACATTCAGTGATAACATATTGACAGGGCTACGAGACTGCGGTGGGGCCACCTCAAGTTCACCGACATTGAACCGACCCAGATCCTTCCATAAACTATAAAGCCCCCGGAAATGTCAAACGTTAACTATTCAGGTGGGCGGATGTAGTCAAGAGGGACCTTGATATCCTCGCTGAAGTTGCGGATGCTCTCGGTGCCGGCATTGCACAAATGGTAGTTGACCCAGCGGAGCAGCAACTCTTCGGGAGAAAGCGACATCAGGTGGTCCAAACTCTCTCCCTCGCTCAGCAGGCAAATCATGCCTGCAAAGCACACGCGAGCATGGCTCATTGGACCAGaagttaaacacacacacacacacacacgactgatATTGATGGGGAGGAACGTCGGCGCTAATTCCGCTTCAGAGAACAAGGCGTATGCGGGAATAGCGGTTACGATTGCGTGAGCGTCCATGTCCATGTGTGGGTGTTCACTGACCCTCATTGCGGCTGATTTCTATATCAGCAAAGAGGCCCACTTTGATAATCTGCCAGAATAATCCCAGCACCAGATGAGGTTTCCCAACCATCAGATCCAGCGCGTCGATGTTCACCACCGTGCAGCCGATGGCcgaggccgagttgagcgccaGGACAAGATTTTCCTAAAAATGTGAGAACATCATCAACGATCgcaaatttttaatttttaattttttttaatgaccaaacAGCCTGGTGGTGTAGTGGTTCGTGCGTCGacatgacagtgcagaggtcgtgagtttgatcccggctccagccgtcctgtgtggtgtttgcatgctcttgccgtgcctgagtgggttttccccgggtgctccggtttcctcccacattccaaaaacatgcgtggcaggctgattgaacgctcgaaattgtcccaagtTGTGATTCTGGGCGTgaattgttcgtctctgtgtgccctgcgattggctggcaaccggttcagggtgtcccccgcctactccctgaagacagccgggataggctccagcaccctccgcgacccttgtgagggtaaagcggatcagaaaatggatggatggacgaaacAAGGCAGCAATTTGGCATAAAAGATCCCCAATACAATAAATATTGCACATATCATAACTactgtcaaactttttttttttgttgccacattaatatttacattttagagttccaCCGCATAAAGACTGCTCTTTTGCAAAGTCCAGGTTTAATCAACAGCAGTTTTCTGTCCAGTCCAGCCCCAATCACGGTTCTTGTCTTTGGTGGCATTGATAAAAAGATGACTTTGCACTCGGGCGGCAACAGATTGTCACGACAACCACGTGTTTGGAGACACTCACGGTCATTGTGAAAGTAGTCAGCTTCCGGGTGTTGATGACTCGCTCGTCGATGGTGTCGGGCTGGGACAGGTTGATCATTTTGCTGCAGGGAAGAACAGGAAGTCAACTCACAGTATGTATGTAGTGTAGTGTGTGTCTTTTCAGTATGACACGCCactgagtgaattaaaaaaaaaataataataatatcggcaaatgtattttttgcagctccaaagtcatgaaaaaaaaaaaaaaaaaacggaaggcTTCTCCGAGGTCACCAGAGCAGGATGCCATCGCGGACAGAGGTGAAGAGGCTTTCATCTGTGGGGTTCATGGGAAGCAGGTGGCGGCAGTCGGGATCTTTGGCCAGCGCTTTGTTGATCCAGTTGACAAACGCCACCTTTTCCTCATCTACGCACAAATAACACAGGGCGCACTTCAAATTTCAACGTTCGTGCCTCATGAGGGTTCTTGATTCTTTTTCTTTAGATGATGCACAAAATTTGTACCTCAGCATTTCTGGCCAAACTCAAGCCAAATTTaggagttttttaaaaaatgatttcgaACTTGAAAATTCCTCTCGGTCATCTAAaaggacatccatccattttctgaaccgcttgatcctcactagggtcgcggggggtgctggagcctatcccagccgtcctcgggcggtaggcgggggacaccctgaatcagttgccagccaatcgcagggcacacagagacgaacaaccatcaacgctcacactcacacctagggggcaatgtagagtgttcaattggcctgccacgcatgtttttggaatgtgggaggaaaccggagcacccggagaaaacccacgcaggcccggggagaacatgcaaactccacacagggaggccggagctggaatcgaacccggtgcctctgcactgtgaagccgacgtgctaaccactggactaccgggctgccctctaAAAAGGGGCAGCCCGGTCTAAAAAGGACAAAGTATTGTAAAACAATCAGATGTTATTTGTGTAATTCATCGCTTGGTTGTTGTTTTACGCGTTAAGCAACCCAAAAGAAAAGTTAGTttattcgctttttttttttaaataatcgtccgattatcaaaaaaaaataaaaaattctgcCAAATGTTGGAAtcgacctaaaaaaaataaaaatatacaaattaaaaataaaatccatattGGTTGGTGGATTCTAATTCTCGCACCCGAATAGGAGTGTTGCGTCCCCACGCTTGAGATTCCCGACATCCCTCCGAAGGACCGGATGCCATCTTTCCTGGAGATGGATTTGCGGAAGGTCTCGCTCAACTTTTTGCTCTTCAGCTCCTgataaatctaaaaaaaataaaataaaaataaaataaagacaccTGTGGAGTAAAGCACCTTTGCAGCGTTTCAAATTCTCAGGCGTGAGCTCACCGAGACAAACTCCTCAAAACTGATCTTCTCATCTTTGTTGGTGTCACCGGCCACGAAGGTCTCCACAATATCCCGCACTTGATACCCGGCCAGGGAGAAGCTGGCCTCGCGGAACAACTCCTGGAGCTCAAAGTTGCTCACGTAGCCGCTGTTGTCGATGTCtcaacaaccaaacaaacagaTGCGATGCTAAAACTTTGTAGCACCCGCCAAACTCTGAAGAGTTTCGGGAATAAAATGCTTCCGGGCAAATTGAATAGGAGGCACTGTGGAGTGGTTGCAGGCCACTGTCAGCATATATGGCCCTGATATAATCATATAAAATTGATGATTAACTGATGGGCAATGATTTGCAGTGGAAGTACAAATATACATGCCAAGTgggcaattgaaaaaaaaaaaaatacagttttgaCTTTAAAACTGGCTGCAAAAGTCGTCTGTGCATGTGTATGAACTGACCGATTTTATTGAACGCCTCACGAAGGTCTTCCAGGTCCTCCCTGGAAATGTGGGTAACCCGTTTGTGCATggtggcctgaaaaaaaaaaacaaaaataaacacacacactaaataaatacatatgtgcaaaatatgtagatgtttaactaaaataataataaggtaTTCTCATTTTTGACGTCATTATGTTTAATTACCCGAGGATGAGGTCAAATGTTAAATGCATATGTAGTGGATTCTTATTTCACATTGTTTTACTGAAGAATCAATCATTTCACGAGGTGGTGAAAGGTCGTGTTAAAAATCAAGGTGAAAAATATGGTAAAAAGTTCTTGGAATAaacgaattcatttttatttttaaaggtcaTCATTTataacaaatgtattttgtaatgGAATCATTGTGACAtctatatacattttaaaaagagtactctttaaaattatttacaacaaattaaaaagttattcaatgagaaaaatgaataaatacatgaaaaataaaagaagaatttTAATGAAACAATTGAGACGTATTTGAATAAACACGTTACAGGCATTGTAGGTGGGCCGAATTAAAGACAGGTAGGATGTGGCTTGcggaccagatgttgcggaccCCTGTACTTCTCTCTAACgtatgagacccccccccccacacacacacaaaaataaaaaaacaaagtaagtGGTTACCTTGACAATTCAGCTGGAAATCAAAAGGCCTCCCAGACCACCACCAGAGCAGACCTGATCGGCGGCGTCTTGTCCTCCGCAGATGACGCAGGAAGACGGACAGCAGCTTATCACTCTGGAGGAGAGGACCTTTGGCCCGTTTGGACCCTGGGATGGGCGTAGTCGACACGGTTAACATTTAAcacttattgctttaaatgtctcAGGAAGACGGAGCAATGGCCAAAAATACACGGCAAGTCTGCCATCTTGGCtcaaagcagccattttaggctAATTTGTGATGTTTCCAGGGGGGAAAATTCAGACATTGAAGTTAGCGTATCTAGGTtggaaaacaaaggaaatatcaTCAATGTCATCACTTTGACGCACATGGAAACCGAAAGCTTCCTTCGATATTAATGACATCAGCCCCCACCTGCTTGGATCAATGACGTTCCATTAGggataaaaatggaaataaggAGCTTACATTCAAAATGGCTGCAAGGTTTAGCATTACAAAgcacctctgtccttgtgttaaaaaaaaaaaagaaaaaaaaagaaaataaattcaatctACATCACACATTTGTTTATATCTACAAAGATCTTTTTCCATACCTGCATTTTCTCTCCCAACACACCAAGCCTTCCATGTTTTCTATCCAGCCTCCGGTGGAC
This sequence is a window from Hippocampus zosterae strain Florida chromosome 14, ASM2543408v3, whole genome shotgun sequence. Protein-coding genes within it:
- the pls1 gene encoding plastin-1, translated to MHKRVTHISREDLEDLREAFNKIDIDNSGYVSNFELQELFREASFSLAGYQVRDIVETFVAGDTNKDEKISFEEFVSIYQELKSKKLSETFRKSISRKDGIRSFGGMSGISSVGTQHSYSDEEKVAFVNWINKALAKDPDCRHLLPMNPTDESLFTSVRDGILLCKMINLSQPDTIDERVINTRKLTTFTMTENLVLALNSASAIGCTVVNIDALDLMVGKPHLVLGLFWQIIKVGLFADIEISRNEGMICLLSEGESLDHLMSLSPEELLLRWVNYHLCNAGTESIRNFSEDIKDSRAYFHLLDQISPRGEHDYMGVKIDMSGLNERDLNQRAELMLQQASRLDCRQFVTARDVTAGNSKLNLAFVANLFNMHPALQRGPVNGLEDTRLEPESKEEKTFRNWINSLGVNPYVNHMYHDLCDGLVILQLYEKVKVPVNWKKVNQPPYPALGTNMKKLENCNYAVSLGRNVAHFSLVGIGGENLNEGSPMHTLALVWQLMRRYTMLVLSDLGDGERVGEQIILNWVNTTLGQNHKDSQISSFKDLHISTSLPVIDLIDAIAPGTVKWDMVTRPQKGVMKTTDKLNNAKYAVSLARKIGARVYALPDDLVEVNPKMVLTIFACLMGHGLKKAHGYTAPTPSSRPK